The region ataatttaggcataaacttgtatttccctcaccgtaaagtctacggatgtcatatttcagatgtaggtacctttaggaaagctgaatacacctggccataacttatgctaatgagggcctcatttgcataatgtatgcataaacttgtattttccttaccataACGGGCGGGTGCCTAAGTCCGGTAGTACCCTAAGTCCGATATATTTTTGAATCTTATTATTACTATGTTGTGCACGGGTGCATGCACATGATGATGATAGGTAGTTATGGACTATGcctctgtgtaaaaaaaatacaaggtcAAAAAGTGTGTCGAGGTTGATAGCTCAAACAGCTAAcgattgaaatatttgtatgaatttgaCGCTACTCTCGGTGGTTGACGAGAGAACTTCTCGAGAACATGGCCTTCAAAAATGTTAAATCATTTAGTTTAAGATGCGGAATGTGGAAGAATACCACCACATGTATGAAGCTCGTTTATTAAACTTGTCAAAAAACACACCTGTGTCCTGCCTGTGTCTTTGAACTTGGTATAATCTAGGCTTAATGTCACGTAACGTGCGTACACTGGCACTCCTCCGCCATCTTTACCAGTCACGTGATTCGAAGTCATGTGATCATCGAACGCAACCCAACACGTCCCTCACTTCCCTCACCACACATGCTTCAGATTGCAGTTTAGCGCTCTTCCGCATGAAGTCGCGGTAAGTAAATGTTACTGGGGTATCTATTTGACGTTTTAGTGTATATAAGTTGAACTTTGACAACTAAAGATACGATTGTTGAACGTGAAGATTCCAAAACACGCTATGCATCAATTTATATACAATCGAATGCCTGGATTGAATTCGAACACCACAAGGTTAAAACAATCAAGCGCTAATTTTGGTTTAATAAGTAGGTAACAATATGATTGGAGTTGGTGACATCGTTTTTCATTGCATATTACACACGATATTAAACAAATTGAGTGTTCtctgtttgacatttgaggtgtgtgtggggggggggggggctaaaaatAAATCACTGCTGTGTAGGGATGCGGACCTAAATccattttcaggttcaggtccggacctgaacctaaaagtttaggttcaggtccggacctattaggtccgacctgaacccatggcatatctgactaattgccaaacttctatttactagtacttggagtgttcttacattgcactgtgatacacatacatgtacttttataccAGTGTAACGCTGTTTGTCATAGACCAAGACTGATATCATGTTATTGTACACTAACCTGAGAGTATAACACAATGCTAAGTCTGTTGCTTTCTTCTATCAGAATAAGGTAGAATTATTAAAGTTCTTAAAAATGAACGAAATAAGTAATAATTACTGGTCAAGACtgtgaaatgaaaaatattttccagtgcaaaatcactttttaaaggaaaccaataaatgagattagactttgtcaagttggagtccaacacaaatcacattttgaaaaaatcacatgcaaaaaaaaaaaattgaaaaaatatatactagtacttgaatTTCTCTCTGAACTCGGCCTTTTGACATTCTGGCATGCCCTTCATCTGATCAAGGCACCTGGTATTCATTAGAAGTTCATTAGCAGCAAGTCCCGCACCGCTGATATCACAGGATATCACAGTCCTTTTGGGAGGCCCACTGCAGAAACATATCCCTGATTGCCACGATCAAGCCATCTTTATCcaatttgtggcagaaaaataATAGCCAGCTTCTCCTGCCCCGGACAGATTTTGCCTTTTCCGTTTTATGCTGCGGGATGACATCTTTATATGCGCAAGTGTCAATGAAAACAGTTCGTCACGTCTTCTCACTTCAGTTCCCGCGGTtgtgggtgaaaggtcatgaagTCTCGCGAAGTCTCGCTGTCTAGGTCAGCTGACCTTGCATGTAACCTATTCTTAAtatcaaatctcgcgagagcagctacagtcaaacctgcctaggcgaccaccttttcaacgcgaccacctggccatggcgaccgctttttctcggtcccgaaaattttccccataggcacaagcattaagctgcctgcccaaggcgaccacccgtccaacgcgaccgcgaccgccacgaattgcgaccgcacagagcacaatccctgcccatggcggtcgcctaattttcaagcgtgtggtgacatcagatcattttgctgtcggatttcacggaaatgttttcaagactttaaaggacaaaaataagatcaaaaatatatggaatagcaatgttataccatcgattcctccatgaagtgttttaataaaacgttccccctataaacattgtaaagacaaatgtttgtgatgttattgtgcctatcgtaatcttatagtttaacgtgaactcagttccgtttaaactcaactttcaaaacgaatacgtagtgcatggcgtcaaaaagtcagatttcacagaaattactatctatttcttgtattttcaacaaaaatgtgtctgtatcttgctaaattccgccgaaaaatgacttcgcggcgggcaaaacatcaggcgagaaatgttgttccttggtcccgacgccatcttggatttcgggcggcccggatttggcgtaccgctgacctttgtaaaacacgatgattttgtgtatgaacatttacgaatactctagttattggcgaattaaaaataaaatcaaaattcttattttctctttatttccatgaatctcacaaacctttattggacgctgtgcgttctgctgcactgacttacccttcgatgcggtggcacagagcttcgcggcgcggcgcgacgaaatcacaccgttagggccctgtcacacgtgtgcgtatattaaAGTGCGCacgagttgcgcattaacattttttaggtttaagtaaagtttgcggggaagaagttgttttctgcgttgacccaccgttgtgctgCGGGGCcatcgaaccaaggaaatgacttcttgggctgcaAACCTAATCtacaccaaaaacatgttaatgcgcaacttatgcggacttgaatatacgcacaagtgtgacagggcctttaacgcgttccgttttcatctttagttgtcagatcgaaattttttttaccctttcatccagcggtcggcgacccaaaaaaggctgggaccagcaggcgttttctagggatctgtcttaggccttaaaacttcgatgatgtgcgtgtgtgtgtgtactattcaatgtaacgtgtgaatgcgggagggcgctgcgagatcatcgaggcaaccatcgttttgtagtcaaaattatgacgaaaatttgtacacgatgtagcggtatataattattacatcgataacggaaaatgtaatttttgtaggatctttctgtcaatgagaattgaacctggtgagggtcatgctgtctaaattcacataattttttcatcatttacgtactgtatttgaaaacctcgacctggaaacatgtgagtggaatcctcttcatggcgaccacctgtccatcgcgaccgtttttgctcggtccgccgggtggtcgccttgggcaggtttgactgtaattcaaaacaaatatggcgCCTAGCGCCTCGATCGGTGTCGAGAACGCCAATTTTGATCGTGTTTTGCACAATCTAACGGTGTATCTACCGCGATAGGAATATTCTTTACTAAtcacaacatatttcatgaccTGATACATTGTCTTGTGGTGGTGCTGGGATATTTTCACGGAGGAAAGATCGTTTTCGGGAAAGATTGCTTGTTGTACCTCAGCATGCAGATAATATGACCGCCATGAATGGCAAACGTCGTCTTTTTCGAGCGCAAATTTTGCGATTtacggaaggtttaagatgcTCTAGAACGAAAAAGATATAATGtgagtgctagatttttttaccggtccagtaccgaaAAAACCGGAAAACTGGGTTTcggttttttggacctgaaccgaaacaTTTTTTCAGGTAATAACCGGACCTTTATAACCGGTACGCATCCCTACTGCTGTGTCGTTTACAATCAATATTTCTAATCTCATTGTTACTAGATGGCATCCGGGGCCAAAAAGAAACAACGCAGTTACTCATATACCGACATGGAGGCTGCCCTGTCAGCCGCTTAAATTGGCCAGGATAAAGTCACTGTCTACGGACTGTCGAAGACGTATGGAATACCAATATCGACGTTGAACGATAGGTTAAACGGCCGTTCTGGAGAAGTCATGGGCAGGCCGTCTGTCCTTACTGAGGAGGAAGAGACAGCCCTTTGCGAATACGCCAAATATTTGGCTGACAGGGGGTTTCCTCTGACAGTAAGAGTGATTAAAGCGTTAGCACATCAAATcgaaataaaacaagcaaaagcaAGGGGTTCAAGTTCGAAGTTCAAGGAGACGGGGCCAGGAAAGAAATGGTGGCGGGGATTCAGGCGTCGACATCCTGACCTAAGCCTACGGTCACCCGACCAGCTAGATAAAGAGCGGGCCATGTTCGCAACCCAGAAGGTTGTGATTGATTACTTCATGCTCTTGGAGGATGTCTTGACCGAAGCAAATGCTAAAGATAGAAATCCCCATGTCATTTACAACGCCGATGAAACGGGGGTTGACCTATCCGCCAAAGTATCGAAAGTGATAGTGCCACGCGGGGCGAAAAGGTCGCCTTCACGACGAGGAGGGAGTCGGGACCACGTGTCCGCCCTCATCTGTGTGTCCGCTGCAGGTCAAACAGTCCCTCCAATGATCATATTCAACAAGAGTTTtcccgggggctcctacacagAGGGGGGACCTGCAAATGCCATCTATGCCTATTCCGAGTCGGGATTTGTTGACGACGTGCTATTTGAAAAGTGGTTCACTCAGTCGTTTGTTCACCATGCACACAAGGATCGTCCTGTCGTACTAATTGTTGACCAGCACTACAGCCACTTCACACTCAAGGTCTTGGAGGCGGCTGTCAGCAACAACATCATTATCCTTGGGTTGCCACCCCACACAACCCATTTCTTGCAGCCGCTAGATGTTGCCATTTTTTCACCATTAAAGACGAAATGGGCCCAAACCCTTGAGGTAATGCAAGCGGCCAATCCGCATTTCCAAGTGACGAAAAGGAACTTTGCGAAGATTTTCAGTAATGTATATGATACCACAATATCTCCATCCCTTATCAAAAATTCGTTCAAGAAAACGGGAATCTTTCCTCTGAATGATGATGCCATCGACGATCGCTGGGTAAGGATGTCAACGAAAGAGTCTGGAGAAGAGATTGTACAAGTGCCGTCTTCCGCTGCTACGTCCCTAGACTCACTACAGACGCCTTCCACTTCCACATCACTACAGACGCCTTCCACTTCCACATCACTACAGGCGCCTTCCCCTTCTACGTCACTACAGACGCCTTCCTGCTCTACTGCGTCCTGTCAGGTCTGCCATGCACCCTGCACTATTTGCCATCCAATTCACAGCCCTCTGATTAAACGCATTGTTCCACCAGCATTACAGGACCTGCTCCTGCCCATCTCAACACCACAATCCTCTACGCGCAATACGCGCAAACGGCTCATTGGTAGAGTTCTAACACACAATGAAGTAATGGATGAAATTAGAAAGAAAGAAGCGgaaaagaaggagaaggaagaacGCAAGGAGAAGCGAAAGGCTGAGCTCACCCAGAAGCGTGAAGAAAAACGtcaaaaagaaatggaaaaaagtCGAAAGAAGGAAGAGAGGAAAATTGAGGCGCAGAAGAAGTTGGAAGAGATGGAAGCGAGAAAGCGAAAAAGACAGGAAAAGCTGCAGGCATCTAAGAAGAAGCGACATGATGAAGAAGGGGATAAGGAGAACCAGCGGCAGCCGACCGATGCCTCATCCAGTCCTACAGTGGTAGGTAGCGTCACTTTGGCAACGTGATTTAGACACAACCTGATTTAAGAGTTGGAGCATGCTAGCAGAAATGAcgttttgactgaaaaaaatggTGTACAACTGAATATTTCGTCGTCTTTTTCATATGTTATGGTGTTCGTTGTGTTCTATGAGTGTACAGATAACCTGAATATCCCTTGTAATTTGTTTACagacactgtccagacagcgaCGTGCCCCAACATGGCTGCAACAATACGAAACAAGCAGCTCTCCAATTTAGAATTCGAAGTTTAAAGAGCGAGTTGACAAATCGAGGTTGTTCCAGTGGTGCGTCGAGTACGGAACAAAGGACCTGGCAAAACgatttgttgaataatttagaggttttaagttcatcctATTACGCAATTCGTATGAACATGATGAGAGGATAGGTGTGGGTGCTAGTTGAGACAGGTAGTTTCGGGTTTGaccatttacaattttatagaacaaacataatctatgaaggtgtcttctgtctgacagtgtttcccaACCAAGTTCATTCCTAGTTGCCAAGTAAGCATTGATATTAGCTGATATATTAGTCAGATGGATACCCATAAACACTCTAGCTCCTCGGGAACTATCATGTCCTGTAATGGTTTTGCTGTTACAGAGTTTTTCACGTAAAAAGCCACAACGCCCCCTCTTCTTGACGGGCGAGTGTATCcatcattatattatattattatatccgtaaattacgtttgatcattCCAAATGTCTGTTAAGCCATAGCTATTATTTTGTTAACATGGGTTAATTTGACGCCCATGTAtgggttgttttttgttgtatcGTCACGCCAAAATGTTAGctacaatataaaaacatgacaacCACAATCGACTTGTCAGATAACAAAATTGgttaattttttattttaggTAAACGCGATTAATTGAGTAAACTAGTCCTCTGCCAAAACGGCCTCTACTTTAATGACGTAATAGCCGCGCTTCACGTAGGCCTCCTTCAGGGTCACGATCAGCCGCTCAGGCCTCCCGCCACACATCTTTAacacctcctccttcttcttctcgggCACCCAGCCCACCTCGACCCATGTGTCGTCCATAATGGCGTACGCCATGATGCCAGCAAAGGGCGCCCCTGGACGATggtacattttgaatttcattgcGGGGGGGTCTTCACATTCCATCACCTTAGCGGCACTGGCCGTGTAATGAAACGTCGCCAACGTGAGATTCTGTAAACCAAATTAATAGCTTTTGAGTGACAATACCAAGTACATGACCTTGTTAGGACATATATGTAACGTTTAAAGGTTAGCTAATTCTTAGAGTGATGGCACAGTCGAAAAGACgtaggcaacttttttttatctaGAAGTAGCACAAGAAGGTCATTCgtatttctatctttttctaaAGTGAGCAGAAAATATACTTACCATCGTATCAGACGCTCTGGTTATAGCAGAAGTCGTGCGTCGTGTGCATGTGTCGCAATGTAGGTGAAATTTCTGTCACGATCTTTGCGAGGTGAGCGTGGCGGGAAAAGTAGCCGGACTATACCATTACTgggtattttgtttttattatttaccttcatttattcatttacttgccatttttctctttcatcctTTCACAACtatttatgataatgattattcacggtatgaaatatacatttgaaCCGATATCAACTAAGTAATTACCCTATATCTGGAATACcttttatgaaaatgtaaaagtctAAGCCTCGGAGACGATACCAATTGTGCCGATATGGGTATAGCACGATCGTAACGAGGCATACTACCAAATGAATAACGTTTCTTAGTAACTGATGTACAAGTAGAGATTTTACAATCTCAACTAAAGAAATATGCTATCATTTTATTCATGCAACAGACATCTCCACTGCCTATGATAGTCACCCCTAAATCACACCCCTGGCTGCAGCGGTTGTTGGTGCGTCCGTGAAGATAGCAACTTACGCTATTGTCATGGTATGATAGTTGAGGATGTGGGGAatttcactgtgaaaaaaaaacatgactgttTTTCTGCCAACAGTGGACGCGTCTTCCTTAAAATCTGCTCGAAATGCACATGCCTGGCCTTGCAATGGAACAACAAAGGACGTTCACCGCGCATTTCGGGAGTTTGCATGCGGTGTCGCACATGGTACAAAGGTCATCCGGGACGTTTCACGGTCTTTCAACTGTGAAGTCATggtgaaatgttgttgtgttgacATCAAGGTGTAAGTGCGTGCTGGTTGACAGGGAGGATAAAAGAAGCTGTAGTTTTGTTGAGCAGAACCATGGAGAAAAAgacggtatgcctaaacacctcaaccgacctcatccgacctcacccgacctcatccgagtctaaaatgcagtgtatacggggtagggacattatttgacgttctggatacgttaaatatgcaattatgaatgcaaaacaagcagcaaactctaagtatttaccagtttttataagttactccgcttgTTTCCATGATAgaagatttctggccgccatattggatcatgccactgttggggtctacatggggaagttcttcatacctttttttatctatttttgtccgacaggacgataagacggtgggtactaattacattttcatcacaaaccACTCATAGAAactacacaataactgtacacagtatctgtacacaataactgtacacaaagtgtttttcagcctcgaatacacgcacgcagtgtgtattcattgcgccggccgtcttgacctcccgttacctataaaaactggtaaatacttcaaGTTTGCCGCTGgttttgcatttataattgcatatctaacgtatccagaacgtcaaataatttCCCTaacccgtatacactgcatttaagactcggatgaggtcgggtgaggtcggatgaggtcgggtgaggtgtttaggcatacccagAAAAAGAGACCGTTTTATAAGCCGTGCAGGTGATGTGGAACATGTGTTTGAAGTTCATTTCTGATTTTGAACTCGCCACGCTGAAGCAGGTCGCGCCATGaaaaaaatgggacatgtttgcGACAGAGAAACAATATTGTGAAttttctgtcttatttttgtgtgcataaaATACTCTTACATATCCAGAAATGACTTGAAGGTTTTTATATCGGACTTAGGAGACCCTTTTCTGCTGGAACGTTCCACCAGAACGCGAGTCAAATATGTGCTGTAACTTTCGTGTGCTCCCAAACTGCAGCACGAATAGCTATAATTATATAGAATCCACGTCCATGCAGCTAAAATCACAGTTTTACGGCTGCCATGAGATCAAAGCTTAGGTTTGATGGGTAGACAGTGAAATACATAAGGACACAAGGCATGCGCATAACACGTAGAACATGTGTCGGACTTAGGCCTCCGCCCGTTActaaccgtaaaagctatggatgtcatgtttcagatgtaggtacctctagaaaaggtgaatacacctggccataaattatgctaatgtggacctcatttgcataatttagacatgtccttactgtaaaggctacggatgtcatatttgagatgtaggtacatttaggaaaggtcagaaaacctggccatgaattatgctaatgagggccttatgcataatttatgcatatcattccccttaccataaaagctacggatgtcatatttgaggaaaggtgaacacacctgaccatagaTTATGCttatgcggacctcatttgcataatatatgcagaaacttcataatacccatacagtcaatgctaaggatgtcacatttcaggtgtaggtaatgggaggggaaaatcctgcattttcccgaaaatgttgcctttctagtttatgtTCTTTctgcaccaagagaccacgtcaaGAACAACAACACTTTCCCGTCATGCCGATGTTGTCTAGCCTATACCAAGGAGTGTAGTGTAGTGCTGGGAGGGTATAGGGCTGGAAAGACATGCTGTCAAAAAAGGCCATTGCTTTAACCTAATATT is a window of Branchiostoma lanceolatum isolate klBraLanc5 chromosome 8, klBraLanc5.hap2, whole genome shotgun sequence DNA encoding:
- the LOC136439596 gene encoding uncharacterized protein; protein product: MFATQKVVIDYFMLLEDVLTEANAKDRNPHVIYNADETGVDLSAKVSKVIVPRGAKRSPSRRGGSRDHVSALICVSAAGQTVPPMIIFNKSFPGGSYTEGGPANAIYAYSESGFVDDVLFEKWFTQSFVHHAHKDRPVVLIVDQHYSHFTLKVLEAAVSNNIIILGLPPHTTHFLQPLDVAIFSPLKTKWAQTLEVMQAANPHFQVTKRNFAKIFSNVYDTTISPSLIKNSFKKTGIFPLNDDAIDDRWVRMSTKESGEEIVQVPSSAATSLDSLQTPSTSTSLQTPSTSTSLQAPSPSTSLQTPSCSTASCQVCHAPCTICHPIHSPLIKRIVPPALQDLLLPISTPQSSTRNTRKRLIGRVLTHNEVMDEIRKKEAEKKEKEERKEKRKAELTQKREEKRQKEMEKSRKKEERKIEAQKKLEEMEARKRKRQEKLQASKKKRHDEEGDKENQRQPTDASSSPTVTLSRQRRAPTWLQQYETSSSPI